CCCTTTGTCTCTCGTGATGGTGTGTGAATGCAGACCTGCAAGCTGGGGGGCTGGCTGGTAGCACTGGAGGGCTTGGGACTGTCATTGCAGGTAGATTATGGGggcacagcagaagagctggagTCTCACTTCCACAGCTGCGGGGAGATCAACCGAGTGACCATCCTCTGTGACAAGTTCTCAGGGCATCCCAAAGGGTCAGTGGTGTGTGCTGGGATTGGGGTCTTGAGGTTGCTGCCCTGTGCTCCCTAGCCTTTGGGAGCAGTGGGGTGCCCTGGGGGTCTACTCACCCCATCCCCTTGTAGGTATGCCTACATTGAATTTGAAGAGAAGAGCTCTGTGAAGACTGCATTGGAGCTGGATAAGAGTGTGTTCAGAGGCCGTGTCATTAAGGTAAGAGCTGGATGAAGCCCTGGGATGCTGCATCTATCTTTCCCAGCTCTTAGCATGGAGCTGTGCCAAAccctggtgctggctgagccACCCTTTGCCTTCCAGGTGCTGCCCAAGAGGACCAATGTGCCAGGCATCAGCACCACTGACCGTGGGGGCTACCAGGGCTGCTTCCAAGCCCGGGGAGGCCTGGCCCAGCAGGGAGGCTACTACGGAGGGCAGCACCCGAGGGTGCGAGGGAGGGCATACAGGTGAGTGGCTGGGTGGGGGGTTTCTTGTGTATTTGGGTCAAGACCCCTGTGTCCCCAGGATGGAGATAGCTGCCCCTTGCTCTGGCTTTGCACCTTCCATCTGGCATGGGTGGGTGGGAGGATGGAGAAGGGCTTCAGCAGTGTCCTCCTGGAGATCTGTGCTAGAAATGTCTCCTGCCCATCATGTGCTGTTAGCATCATCTCAGTGCCTGTGGGCTTGGCAGGATCCTGGTGGCTGGTCTGGTTGGGACATGAGCATCTCAGGGGACCTGTGGGCAcctgggagggggggaaaggacTGAAGTGAGCCCACAGTGATGGCACAGCAGATCCCATCCATGCTGCTGTCTTGGCATCCCTCATCCCCAGTGTAGGCCTGGAGCTATTCTCTGGCACACCTCCTGTTGCTCATACATCTGTGAGCTTGCTGTGGATTAGCTTTACTGATGCCCCAGCACCTTCAGTGCTGTGGTAGGAAGCAGAGAAGAGCTTTGGAGGTGAAAGAAGCACCTGGAAACCTGCAGGGGTTTGTGTGGCCATGACACTTGCAGCCTGACCAGTCTGAGCTGTGCCTGGCTTTTGGGATTCAGTCTAGGTTAGCTGGGGCAGAAGGGTGAATCCAGCTCTTGGAGGGGTGAAGGAGCTGAGTACCTGTGCTTTTTGGCACAGCTCACAGCTGAGCAATGCTGCAGTGCTTCAGgatgctggttttgttgttctttagGGGTCGGGCAAGGCTGCTGCCTTGATATTTTCCATGCTAGAAAGGATTGGACTACCCTGGTGATGCCAACAGAACTGAAATGAGAAGATGGGATTGCAGAGATCTCACAATATGCCTACCCAAgtaaaaaagattaattttaaaaaggccATCTGCCTGGCTGTGAGGATTACTAGGGAGGcagccatgtgctgggctgcaggaggaaagaCTGGATCCCCTTCATCTGCACATCCTGCCAGTGTCCCAGAGGAGCTCACCTTAGTTTTGCTTAGGAGATTGCATTTTCATCAGGAACAGTCTTATTCTAGAGAACAGTTTTCTCAGAAGGGAAGAGCTCTCCCAAACCATTAAGGCTCATTCTCATCCCATAGAAAAGGGCTGCACTggagggtttggtttggtttctagGTGTCCAAATGTCCTCCACCATGTGGAGGATGGACCTGCCCTGCTCGACCTGTGAAACTCCCTCAGCTTTGCCAGCTTTCTATGGAAGCTGGATGCTGCTTTCTCTTGCTCATAAGAAGATCCTAAGGGCCTTTCTAAAGACTCTCTTCTTCAGATCAGTGGAGAAAGTCTTGGGTTGCAGCTCTAGATCTTACTGCTGGGGAGCTTTTCCTTCATCAGCCTCATGGACTTATGACCTTACTCttgggaagaagatggagccaatTATGTGGTTTGGGTCTGGTTTTTAGCTTCCTGCTGTTGTACATCTAACAActaggggagggggggaagcaTCCCTTGCTGTTTCTCTGGAAGCCTCTACCTCTCTAGTGGCTAAACAAAACCTGGGTGTCACAAAACCCTTCAtaccttttatttcagaagtcaACAATCCcctcttctgcttttattcCAAAGCTACAGGGATCAAAGGATGCTGCCAGGTCattgttttactttatttctaGTAGTAGCAGCATTACAAAATCATCTCCACTGTTGCAAATTTGGTCTGATCTTCCTCTTTACTCCCGTTAGCATTCCTGCTCAGGATTCCCTGGATGGATGAGAATGGTGTGAGCCCAGCTGAGTGAAGTTCTATGTTGAAGTTGGTTTTCTTACGTAATTATCATACTAATCTTTTGTGATCCTTGGCTAGGATTCCTCTAATCCAGATGTGACCCACTCctaaagcagcttttcacagcTCAGGGGGCATTGCCAGGCTAAGAATCCTACTGATCCCCCCACCTCTTAAAATCTcaagacatttttaaagcttgGGGCTTTAACTCTTAATGTTGTACTCCTGAGCTCAGTGCTGCCAAGATTGGCCTTTATCCAAGTTACAGCTTAATCttagattaaaaataaacctgacTTCTTCTAGGACTTTAAATATTCTATTTAGTAGCTTTGTAAATTCTTGAGACTTATTTCTTAACATAAATTACTTTGGGGTGTTTGGATTCTCTTGTGGAAGAGGAAATGCTGAACTCCCATCTCTGAAAGTGAAGAGAGTgatttttacaggaaaatattcTGTAATAGCAGTGTACAGCTGTACCTTGTTTAGATGGTAGGAGAGGCTTCAACACTTTGATCTCCCATTATCTGGCAGGTTgttgttatttaaaatgtattgaAGTTCTGTTTGAGAAGGTATTGTAAATGTCacttataaaataaattatcctGCTGTGTGAACCTCATCTGCAGCGAGACTGTGCTGGCTGGGAGCTGACTTAACACTGACCTGGCTTTCTCCAGGCTTCTTGTATCCATCCTTTGGAGCTGTGCAGCTACTTAACTATTATTTTTAGCTTatgttttgtgtggttttaacTGATTAGGTCCTTGAAGCACAGACTGCTGCTTGTGGGACAGGAAAGACTTGGAGTAGAGGTGTGTGAAAATCACCAAGTAGCTGCTCAGTGCCTATGCCTGCCTGTGTTACCTCTGCTTGGACATGCTGTAGCTGCACAGCCTTGTGTAGTGTGAGTGTATTGCACAAGCAATTAAGAAGCTGGGATGCTTTTCTAGCCTagtttgtactttttttttttttcccctatataAATACCTGGTATTGATTTGGTAGTCTTTAATTAGAACAGCAGGGAGCTGCAAGGATAGGAGATGCTAATAGAGATTAGTTTGGGATGAGACAGGCATTTGTGCAATCCTGTCTTAATCTCTTGGTGTGAATTTATCCTAACAGTGCTACCTGTTCTCCCTGACCTGGGCTAGAAATAGCTGTTAAGTGTACCTGGCCTGTCTGAATGAGGTGTGAAGTGATATCAGCAAATACTGTGAAATGTGAGTCACCCAAAGATCTTCCAGGAAGGCAAGATCAATGTAGGGCTTGATTAGGTTCAAGGTGGTGCTTTGTGACCAGTTGTTTGCTGtctgcagagctttctcaaGTATGTGAACAATGTCTGGGGTTGTAGAGAAACCTGAAGCCTTCAACTGATTTGCAGTGTTTCCTTTTTCCAAGAACTAAAGTAAGTACATATAGATCCAAGTGCTCCTAGCTAAGGAAAAATGGGACAAGGAGCCAAAGTATGTTTGAATTGAACATTGCTTATGATGTTCCTGTCAGAATAAACagtcctgagcagcagcaaagggggTGGCAAAGAGCGAAAGGACTTCTGTGGCTGATGTGCTCCTTCTACTTCAGAGGAACTGCTCTGAAGCACCAGTGCTTCTGAGGAACAGTGTCATTCTCTGCATCTCAGCTGACTGAATTCTAGGTTGACCCCTAATAATAATCTCTTAGCTGTCTCTTGTATGGCTGTGCTTGTTCCAATCACAAGCACAGCAGGAACTGCTGTTTTTACACAGCCCAACTGCTACAGAAACAGAGTTGCACAGAGGCACAGCTGTATGAACTTCTGTAGGGAACAAACCTGACACAGCTGACCTTCCTGAAGGAAGAGCTGGCTCTCGCATGTTGCCTGAAGGCATAAAGCTGAACAGTGATGTCTGTGCTATACTCGGGTTTGCTGGAGATGAAATGCATGCAGACCTTGCAGGTGTCCAGTTTATTCTACATagaataaatttaaaatgttgcaCAGAATGAAGACAAAATATACAATCACTTTGCACACCCCTGTACATGGGAGATGTTTTCAACACTTGGATGAAAAGGGACAGAGCTTCAGCACACTTGTATCATCATCTATATTATCAAAAGCCCTAGAGAAGGGAATGAACACAATATTAGAGGAAGCAGCTAGTTCTGCACAGCTCATCTATTGTAACAAAGGCAATGGCTAACAATGCATCTTGCTGGCTTTCCCTAAGCTGAATGcattgttttattctttaactATAGCATGCTCTGTTGGGTAAGTAATGACTTTTAAGCTTAAGTAAGGACAGGTTTTGCCCTAGCTGTAGACCTGCCTCAGCAAAGTGTAAAAGAAGTTGTTCTTGCCCAGGCAATAGAAACTCCAAACATTATTAAAATCCCCTGTGAGATTACAGATGAGAAATGGGGGCACTGGCCCTCCTGTGTGAGGAATTACACGTGCTAAATGCCTGTCCTTACTCAAGTGTAAGCCCTGAACAAGTGCAGTTATTCAATCTTTAACTTGTTCTACTTGTGTAtgcttattttcatatttaccTATTaaacagatgatttttttttttgtattccaAGGAATAAATTTTTTTGCATCAATGTTTTGAACACCAGTTCTGTCTGAGGTGGGAGTAAGAGCTCTCATGAGACTATTGGCATTCTGTTACACAATAATGGCCCAAAGGCAACATAGCTCTTATCCATTTAGGCAGTCAGAGCATGCACATCTGAACTGGTCAGCCACAGGGGTTATGCTCTTGGTGCTATTACATCATAGGTATGCTGCAAGTTCCAGAAAGATGACAAAGATCAGTATGGTCAGCCCACTTATGGATGGATATGGATACAGTCCTGGAATGGATACAGTCCCCAGGGTTTATAAAAAGGGTTACACATTATGTCTGTATATGAATTGTGCAGCTTTCAGAACATATGAAAAGGGGTTGCAgtttagcattttatttttgcttcttgaCACTTTGTTACTTCTACTTATTCATAAAAACATCTTTGTGGCAAGTCATGCTCTGATATCCTGCACTTACACTGCGGATCTCAAGCACTGTGTTTGAAGAATCCACTACCATAACAAACTTCACCTTGGAATTTGTCACATAGCCATATCTATGCAGCTGTCAAGTGCTTCTGGCAAAGTGACTAAAGCAAGGCTGAGATACACTCAAAGAAACAAGCTGAGAGGAAACATGATGTTCTTGCTGTGCCCATCTTGTAGTTAGGACTAGGTGAGGTAAGCAAGATGTTATTTTGCAGGAAATTAATCCCTTTTCTACCTGgctttttccatcttttatgACTCCAGGGCAAGCTTGCTCCTATGCTGGCCAGTAAAGcatgctttgcaatttcagaaGCAGCCTCCCACTAGCAGTTTTAGGGGAACTGTTTTAATGATGCAGCCACCTTATTTATTCTTGCTTGGGAGACCTGGTGGAGATCTTCTAATGTCAGCCAGTGGGACTAACCTCTGAGACTTCAAAAATTAACAACCAGTTTATAAAAACCCAGAAATCAGGTCTGCAGATAACTTCAATCTGtgtgattcagaaaaaaaaaagacaaagttttAATGATTGACTTATAAACATTGGGGAAGCTACAGCTGTGGAGTACAGGTTGTGGAGAAATCAGACCACACACCTGGGATTTAGGTACTTGACCGGAGACACCTTCATATTTCTGCTACTTTCAGTGGTGTTACTAAAGACTCTAAGCTTTGTTTTACTCGGTCAACTGTTTTAGCTAAGCAGGGAATAAAGCACCCAGTTAATGAAAGGCAAAGTCTAGCTGGACCAGACACTCATCATACACTGCACTCCCTCGTGTAAGTTAAAGGTAATTTTTTCCACTGCTTGGTTGGGCAATGAAGCAGCTTCTAAACTGATCAAGGCACCAAACCTATACCTCTATGTGACAAACTGGTCAGTGAGCAAGTGCATGTGTTTCCTGAAGATGTTTCTAACACGGCACCGAGTAGGAAGGAAGGTTCCCCATTCAGAGCCCCTTGCAAGAAAGAGCCTATAAATACAAAATGGCATGGCAAAAGGCAGTAGAAAGATACAACTTGTAGTCTTCAGTAGGGTAGAGGAGCCCTAGGTACAGTTCCCTCTGATCTACAAGGGCCTTGCCCATTGCAGAGATCTTTTCATCCATGACATCAAGAGAAGTGTGCACAGTGTAGTGGAACTTCAGCTCATTCTCAGTTAGAATGCTCTGGATGTAGAGGGGATAGTtctgaggaggagaaaaaagtacATTAAGTAGGACCGGCTGCTCTGTGTGTAAGCGATGGCTGATGCCATGACAGTGCTTTCACTACTGCTGTCAGAAGCGAGCTATGTTTCACATGCACAGACCCCTTTGCACATTGTAGTGCACAATGTGCAGCAGACCTGTGGCAGGAGAATTATTTGCACAGGCACTGCACTAGGCTCAGGTCTTTCCACTGCTTCACCTACCCCTTTGCCCCAGCAGAGCCTGTCTCTAGTTCTTTCTGGGAAAAACCTCTCTCTTCTCCTGGCAGCAGGTTAGCAGGACACTGCAGGGCACCCTCATGCTGTTCCTGCACTTGCAGTCCCAGCCTGTTCCTGCCCAGCTCACTTCAAGCTCCAGTGTCTGCCCTACTCTCCCCATATCTGCCAAGGCTCTGCTGCACTCCTTTCACACCTGCTCATGCCCCACAGCCTGAGACCTTGCTCATTCCTGTTATCCCTACCCCACAACTGGCCCTGCTCTTGCTCCTCTCCTCACTCCTGCTCAGAGCCCACAACCTGTGACCCAGCCTCTCAGGCCCCATGcccccagctcccccccccccccatcccactcAGGCCCCACAGCCCGAGGCACAGCCTCGCCCCCCTCACCTTTGATCAGGCCCAAGGCCCATCTCCACCTCCTTGATGATCGCGGCGATGCATGCTGACATCTTGTCCCTGCTTCCGCTGCCCACCCCACGCTTCACGTGAGGTGGGTAGAGACC
This portion of the Lathamus discolor isolate bLatDis1 chromosome W, bLatDis1.hap1, whole genome shotgun sequence genome encodes:
- the LOC136004344 gene encoding polyadenylate-binding protein 2-B-like isoform X3: MEASWNVAEMAALQKIADDVLDLSHLEGDSVEELVVQNPELEAINARVKEMEKEDERMKELQLEAERRVIVNLEGGLFPKTTKKMEADQRSIYVGNVDYGGTAEELESHFHSCGEINRVTILCDKFSGHPKGYAYIEFEEKSSVKTALELDKSVFRGRVIKVLPKRTNVPGISTTDRGGYQGCFQARGGLAQQGGYYGGQHPRVRGRAYSIPAQDSLDG
- the LOC136004344 gene encoding polyadenylate-binding protein 2-B-like isoform X4 — protein: MEASWNVAEMAALQKIADDVLDLSHLEGDSVEELVVQNPELEAINARVKEMEKEDERMKELQLEAERRVIVNLEGGLFPKTTKKMEADQRSIYVGNVDYGGTAEELESHFHSCGEINRVTILCDKFSGHPKGYAYIEFEEKSSVKTALELDKSVFRGRVIKVLPKRTNVPGISTTDRGGYQGCFQARGGLAQQGGYYGGQHPRVRGRAYRGRARLLP
- the LOC136004344 gene encoding polyadenylate-binding protein 2-B-like isoform X2; protein product: MEASWNVAEMAALQKIADDVLDLSHLEGDSVEELVVQNPELEAINARVKEMEKEDERMKELQLEAERRVIVNLEGGLFPKTTKKMEADQRSIYVGNVDYGGTAEELESHFHSCGEINRVTILCDKFSGHPKGYAYIEFEEKSSVKTALELDKSVFRGRVIKVLPKRTNVPGISTTDRGGYQGCFQARGGLAQQGGYYGGQHPRVRGRAYSYQKSYRYGWFQLVL